From the genome of Solanum lycopersicum chromosome 7, SLM_r2.1:
GGTACTTTTGAAGAGGTTGTAGATGATTTCACTTGGATTCTTCCAGATTTGAAGACTTTGTCATTGACTTTGGGTTCCACCACAAAGTTCTTCCAGGTAATCTACAACTCCAATAGGCAATGGCACTGCACGACTCACTAAGGAGAGATTATAGATTGAATGACTAAGGATAAAATTTTAGTATATGAGTGAGGATTCGACTGTTTTAGTCTTGTTAACTTTGGtgtgtttttatttctttgttaaTGTGATTGTGCTTGGCAAACTTCATATTCTATTATTGCAAATGCAGTTTCGTAGAGAGGAGGATGGTGAGCTCTCCGCAGAAGAAGTGCACAAACCAAAACCTGATAAGAGAGTATCCATTCTTAGAAATGACAAGTTATTCCATATTATCGGCAACGAGATTGGAGGATGATTTTGTTCTGTTTCATTTTGTGCAAACTAACTACTTCTTTTTGGATGATCCTCTTTTGAGAAAAACTGATCAAGTTACTGTTTCTGTACATTTGGGAGAAAATGGTCCTTTTTTCAGTTGATGGTTTAAAGTATGTTCCAAGTCAAACGGTTGCATATTTACTTATAAGTTAGGATATTATATACCTTTTGATGGCCTTACCAGAAAAGAAGTTACTCTCTCCATCCCTATTTACCTGTCgttcttattaaaaatagatttttcttaatatttgtcATTTCAAGTTCACACACTCGTTCTTCGCGTCACAGTTGATAATTCTTCTGCTGAATCCATGGTCGAAAAATGGATTGATTTTGCCTTGAACAATAAGGTTCAAAAAACCACATCTTAGTTAGTTTTAAAATGACTTATGAGCGTTTTGACTTGCGCGATATTGCATTTATAGCTGCTTCATTCGTAATAGTATTTCAGTAATTATTAGCAGTTACATATACAGTAATTACTTAACTAATacaacatatatttaaaaaataactttatatcaaacataaaacaatacaaaatatgtatataggattcactttatcaaaaattaacaataaaaagatatagacaaaattgaaaaacgtaatattttaatttattgaatcGAAAATTAGTAagctaaaagtattttttaatgtaaacatttGTAACAGTGGAAAGTAatgttataatttgaaaattattagatTTGAAAAAACAAAGTACGCCAAAAAGGTATTGATCAAGATTCTTTTGGGAAGAAAGTACAAGTCCTTCAATTGTGATCTTCTTGTCCACATTGTCATAACAATTCATGTTTGATGTTAGTTTTTCATCTGAATTTTTCTTGATCTGCTGGACATCTTTTATATCTTGTTGGCAAGATATCTTCTTTCGAAACACAATTCGAAACTGATCAATCACTTTTGTCCGACATTAATTCCATTGAAACTGCATCACAATACATATGAGCAATTAtaccaaatataaaataatagacGCTCTTGACACAAAGGTTCAAGAAGTCAAAACAACATCCCAagccaaaagaaaataaaaataaaaaacagtcataaaaaaaataaaaataaaaacttgtaGTTACTATGTCCGAAGACCACCAATCTTGTAAGAATTTTACATCTTCCGGTCGTAGGGAGGGTGGCTCACTGGAATGAACCAACAATTTCTTTCCACTCCAGAATTTTTTTTGATCAAGCAGTTTATTGGAAGAAAAGGGAGACACAATTTTAACaacttgaaatttaaattttttagttatgtTACCTTTTTCTGAACGACTTATTGTTAGAAGAAAAAAACGTACACTTGATTTGTgagatttaattatattttctgtttttaatttctaatttaggGCATTAAATtgataacaaaaattattaaaataaagtatCAACGTTTTCCAATTATATATCCAAAAGGTATTAAAATAAAGGATTTTCGAAAGAGtggagataaaataaaatttatatgttatacTGTATGGTTTGCATAATTTTAACAACAAATTAAGCTATGCGGGCTAATCTGACCCGGAATGAGTAATGGGCCTTCACCTCACAGAGGCACAAATTAGGGTTTCAGAGGCGCTCCTTCCCCTATAAAGCTCAAAAAAACTCCCAAGCTTTATCATCAAGTATTCTTAACCCAGCCTTTTATTTGCTTCAATGGTGTTCACCGTTTCTCTGTTCACATTGGCGTAATTGTTTtactttctcttcttttctgttTTACTTGCACGTAGCCTCCCGGGCTCATCTGAGTTTACAAAGTGAAGTTAGAAGCCCCAAAGCTCGTGCTAAATTTAACCGCCGCTAGTGTTGCAGTTTAGCCCTTTGTACCTTCTATTCATGGCTAATTTGTGTCAAATCAACGGCAAAATCCTCAGAAAATTCTCTAATTTCTTAGAATTTGGCGATGATTAAAACGGATTTATCCGCGCTTCTGAGAGAAATCGATGAAGCATAACATAAAttggttgaatttcttgatatgagCTAGATTCatcattctttttttcattaCATATTTTGGCAGTGATGATTTCTAATACAGCTTTAATGCCAGTTCTGCTTCTGATATTCTGTGATTGATAGAGCTGTTTATACTACTGAGCCTCTTAATCTCATTTTAGTTAatcctttttctttgtttatatttAAATCTATGACGAGATCTGAAATTGCTGGATAGTATTTGAGATTGCAACTAGCATTCATcatgaaattatttaatttctccGAGATTCATAAATTTGCCGATGATGATCCAATCCAACGGTGAGGTGTAGTGGATCTAAGGTCCCTGCTTTTGCAGGGGGAACCTCCTTATTTTCACTACATCAATCATGATCACAACGGATTTTACTGAGGCTTTTTTCATAGttttgttcttaattttttttgagttttaactATACTCTTGCTCTTGAATATATTAGTGGGTTTAGGGTCTGAAAAACTCGAAAAATTAGTGCTGTTTATCAGCTTCTTCTCTTGAATAATTCAACGAGATGGAGTTAAATCATGGCACTAaatgtttataaattttttgtaatgCATTGAGTTTTACTCCATTTGTATTATGCTCACTTTTGTGGTTGAGTGTAAATGAAAACTCATAAATTGCGTGCAGTCCATCACCTCCTATCTTGCATATTTCACTAAGATTGGAGTTAAATATCAGCACTACATGTTTGTAAAATTGACTATTAAATGTTTgaacaatttcatttttataatttcactAACTGTAActaaaatttgttttataaaacCAAACAATACTAGCAGGACAACTTGTATAAGGAGTATTGATGAAATGTTGCGCGCAACACAAATCCTAGTTGTGATAATGAGTATTGATGAAATGTTGCGCGCAACACAAATATAATATGAGGCATTAAgatatttcacttttattaatACCTAATTTGCACGActattattgtttatttatgATGGTTAATTGTGTTGTGTATTGTGGAAGACAAACTTGtgcaaaaatgaataagaagaaaggtGGCATGAAATCAGTCgatgagaaaagaaaagaacaatcTAAAACTGATTGTGTGCCCTTAAGAATTAAGAATTTTAAGAAGCAGTAGTAATTTAAACTTCGATAACTTTAACAAATGCAAACAATAGCAACATAGACTTGTGTTTAGGaagaaaatatatctaaaagaatgaaaaataactCTTTGGAAAAGGCCCAAGGCAcaattgatgataaattatCATGCAGTTGCCTTTTGAAGATTGTCTAAAAATCAATAAGGGTAGCCTTGTTTGCCATTGATGATGAGGTAATAATCACCTTTCACAACAACACTATGAGAGCGAAAGTCTTGCGTAGCCATTGATGACAAGGTGATCACCTTTCACAACACTATGAGAGTGGAAGTACAGTTCAATAAAATGTTCATAATCATCTGGTATCTAAGTTCATTTTGTATCTAATTTTGCGGATCTAAATCTCACCAGACCTCCCCCTTCCCAAATTCACTGTTGCATctcctaaaatataaaaaaaatcaagaaaaaaagtcTCAAGAAATCAAATACAAACCAACCAGAGGGGATTTGCACTATTTTGAGGGATGAAAAACCCTTTTCCATTGCCTCTTTTGCTGCCTCTTTTCACTCATTAATATCCTCGTCTATGCAACTTATGAGGAAAAATAGAGCATCACTCCATATGAAGTGATCCAATCTTTGTTGCATAACACACTTGAACAAAAGTTCAACTACTTAAAAATAGCAATTTTGGCATTCTgctaaaaaatattctaagtacCTGGCAAAAGTCACTGTTGGAGAACTTTAGCTGATTGTTAACCAACTGAAAGAATGGGAGAAAAAAAATGCACAAACGAAAAAGGGCAAAAGACTATCAAGAAAATAGCCTCTGCATTTCTAATATGAACATGTCAACTGCTGGAGTTACAAAGGCTCcaattggaaagaaaaaaaaggtgacTAAGACCATTCAAAAAATATCACCTCCCTCATTTACCAATAGACAATATATAGTCAGATCACTAGAAGTGCGTCAATTTGTTGAATTTTGTTCCACCTTATTGCGGAATATATGCACCTTCAGTATAAGTTCATCAGCCTGAATGTCCTTGATCAACTCAAAGACACAAGCATCTCCTAACACTAAACTATTATCCCTAACAAAATGTACCCATCCTTTGCTTAGAAACATACACGTTTTCCTCCTAAGGCAATGTGCAGTCCACTTACTGCCATCAgaattttgaagtttaattGGTTCTGAAGTCTTTGGCATATAATCTCGGCTAAAATCAGGTGGGATATTCTGCAGATTAGGACAAATTGCGAAGTATGTGTCAAGATTCAATAAGAATGTTAAATTAGTTTTTACATGAGCAAAGAACATATTAAGATACAAAGAAGTTTCagccaaaaaaaacaaaaaaatcagaCACCTTTAGTTTATTGTATAGGTAGACAGGCTCACCAGAATATAGTTCCGCACCACGTGATATTCTCCAAGAGTTATCATGAAGTAAGGATTCTCTGGCGTAAACATTTTGGCAGCAGTAGTTGCGCTGTTTCCTTTTGCATCCCTTAGTCGTCTTCCTTTACGACGATTACCAGAGCTTCCATGCACTACGGATTTCTCCTCTTGCTGTCTAGATGAATTCTCTGTATCTGCAATTCATCAAATTAGCTCTCAGTGATGCAGATAAGTTTTTCGAGCTTCAGATATTCTGTTGGCTAAACAAACTAACCAGTGTTTGCTTCTGCATCCCTTGGTCGTCCTCTTTTACGACGATTACCAGAGCTTCCATGCACTACGGATTTCTCCTGTTGCTGCCCGAATGAATTCTCTGTATCTGCAATTCGTCAAATTAGCTCCCAGTGATGCAGATAAGTTTTTCAAGCTTCAGATTTTATGTTGGTTAAACAAACTAACCAGTGTTTGCTTCTGCATCCATTGGTCGTCCTCTTTTACGACGATTACCAGAGCTTCCATGCACTACGGATTTCTCCTGTTGCTGCCCGAATGAATTCTCTGTATCTGCAATTCGTCAAATTAGCTCTCAGTGATGCTGATAAGTTTTTCGAGCTTCAGATTTTATGTTGGTTAAACAAACAAACCAGTCTTGTGATTGGTTCTATCTGAAGATAATGGTTCGAATGCATCTGAACTCTTTGTATGCTTACTTTCATCGAACTGAAGTACACAGTTTTTACCAGTAGACAGAGTTTGTTCAAATAGGCTACCAGTgtgtaaattttttgaattttcttccaCCCTATTGCGAAACATGTGCACCTTCAGTATTAATGCAACAGCCTGAAAGTTCTTGAGCAACTCAAAGACGCAAACATCTCCTACCAGTAAACTATTATCCGTAACAAAGTTCAACCATCCTTTGCTTAGAAGCACCCGAAGTTTCCTCCTAATGCAACGGACTTTCCACTTATTTCCATCAGTATCTTGAAGTTCAATCAGTTCTGAAGTCTTTGGCATATACTTCCGGACAAACTCAACTGGTATATTCTGCAGATTATGACGCGTTGTGAAGTATGCATCAAGAAGAATGAAAGATTAGTATGCATGAGTATGAATATATTGAGATACAATGCagtttaaagaagaaaaaaatgacacGTTCAGTTTAATGTATAGGTACAAAGGCTCACCAGAATATAGTTCCGTTCTACGTTGTATTTTTCAAGAATCTGCAAGAAATAAGGATTTTCTGGAATGAACATTTTGGCAGTTTGAATGGCCCTGCTTGTTTCTGATACCTTTTGTTGTGCTCTTTCGCGACGATCATACCTTCCACGCCCTAAAGATTTCTCCCGTTGCTTGCTCGTGAACAATTTCCTTGTACCTGCATTTATCAAATTAGATCTCAATATGATGCAGAGAAATTTTCAAGCTTACAATATTTGGTTAGAAAACAAACTAGCTGGTTTTGCAATTGGTTTTATTTGAAGATACTGATACAAATTCATCTGGAATCTCCATATATTTACTTTCATTGAAATGAAGTACTTTGTTTTACTTCTCTCTTGTTCATTATTTGGATTAGTCATACCTCCAGTTGCCACTGCAGAGTGTATAGGAGTTTTAATACTTCGCCGAACAGATTTTCCACCTACTGGCTTAGTTAAACTGCCATTGCCCGATATGTTCAAATTCTTCGCATTTAATAGCTGTCCGTTATCAtgtaatttgtttgttttgctTCTTGTTTCATAGCAGCGTGTAATCTTAATCTTTCCAGATGCTATTTTACGTCTTTTGGCTCTATGCGGAAGTTCAGATGACTTAGCTGAACTCTCTGGTCCCTGCTCAGTTTCCAAAAGATCCACAATTTCAATGGAGCTCGTGAAGCCATTATCACCAACAATTTTATCCTTTCTGTGAGAAAGATCCTGAGCAACATCACGTGATTTAGCATAACCATGACTCCTAAGTTGATAATCAATCTCAGTAGCGGCTAGGTCAAATATGTGGACATTGAAACATGAGGTCTGTCCATATTTGAAGAGTAAAAAGTACCAACAGTTGACAGAATGATGTTCCATAAACTCTTGCCAACCATCATGAAGCCAAATCATTTTACCAGCCTTCTTCAGGCCCACACACCAGAAATCATCAGTGGGAACAATAATCTTGACGGTATCAAGGAGTTCATCTCCATGTTCCCGGACAAATTTGTCTGGCAACCGCTGCACACACAAACAACAAACatagatttttcaaattaaGATCAGACATAAGTTATAACCATTTAAGACATAAAATTGTAGTGCagaattataaaactaattagaACGATGCAACACAAAAGTTTTACCAATTTCGAATTGAGTGCTCATGTACAGCAAGCAGAAAAACAATCTTAACAAATAAGCAGGAGCCACGAGACTAGAAGAATATGGCTGACAATCTCAAGAATTCGACCAGTACCAACAGTGTAATCTAAAGCCAAAAACTAGCCAATTTTCCATAGATTCTGAAGAATCCATATCCGAAACTACACCACAAGTATTAACTATGTATGTATCCTTGTTTCTGTTCTATTATCAACCATAGATTATCCATTATTGCTTTGTTATAAAAGGAGATTCTAAGTAACTTAAGGAAGGGTTACAGGTTCAGCAAAAACCAGTAACTTTAGCTGAAACTCTCATATGGATAAATAATCTATCAAAAATCCAGTAAGACAAACTATGGCGGTGAAGTACAGTAGTTTTAAACCACCTAAAAATCGTACTGAAACTTCATATGAGAAAACCTAAACTAGACACCAAGATTCTAAGCTAACTAATATTGTCTGGTTCATATATTACAGTTTATGAGTTCTAACTTCTACATACACCACTAGATCACCTAAAAGATAATTAGGTGAACTGTTCAAAATAAGTATGAAAGTACTAACCCATAAAATAAAggtaatacataaataaacacTCGAACTTAGTAAACACTCCAACTTCGAGATCGAGAGTACATATATAGACATTCTCGACCTGCAACTAAACACTCTAACTTGTCCCTATGATGCTAATACCTATATGATTATTTTGTAAATTGGAGCGTTGATGAGTTAATTGTCTATATTTGCACTCAAAATTGGAGCTTTATCAAGTTTGAAAATTTCGATTGTGCATAAAAATAAAGCATTCAATCAAATTGATACAGCAAATTAAATCAGTAGAATGTGCCCTAAATTCTCTGTACTATTGTAGTAACAACTTACAAGTTGACGATCATCCATGACAGAGGGCTCAACAATGACGTAGAAACTGCCGGCCGAGTAGGAGTTGGAGCAAGATTCCATCATCACGCCGCATGCACTGACCGATTTTCCGGTTGGCCAgtttttttttaccctttggCTAAAATTAAAGGGTACAATCTGTTCGTTTAATATAGGACAACTTTgatatatagcaaataaaatatttatatttgtatgctatagtaTACATAGGTTCATAAATTGGCATTACTCTTTTAATATCAAATAAGTGGgccataaatttatttaatatctgataaataagttattattcGTTTAATATCTAATAAGTGAATCATCGTCGAGCAGCTTACCACTCTGGCCTTTACGTGTAGGATACTGTAGAAGATTTTTCGGcttttaaaattgaaaggatATATAGGATATATATTCCcatgaataacaaaatatattgttaactataggtaattaaaaataaatttctttgccgaaatattttatgagaaactttcacatatagtcacttagaaataattaattattcttcaaagctatagtttaataattacaatttgtacctatatgttatatggaggagaaAGGTGAGCgtgactgggagagagaggcgagagaggggaaaagagtgggagaaaagtgacttgtatatgcatattgattagataattgtacattatacatatgtatttgtatatatgacaagaaaGATCGGAAgaggaggagagagacgagcgagatctaaagaggaaggagagaggcgagcgagagagggcagagagtgagagagatgtgaattgtatatgtatataggttaaaaaaattgtatataatacatatgtatttgtatactctggcgaattatacatatacaaacgtgactaattatacaaactcgaagtcaaccaacgtaattaatgtataatgttagtcgcgagtgacaattatagcaaactatagctatggtgAGTAGTAATTTATAGCgtaattttctcatattttaatttctctGTTTTAATGTATTAGTGTTGGTGGATTGAGCTCCTCTCCAGATATGAATTCCTTCGGTTCTTTTATTATCCCTTTAATAATTTGACATATGTCATACAATAGTCTAATGGCTCAAATTTGTttgataaactaaaaaaatttatcatagtTAATATTTATCTCACTTCCTTTCTGTTCTTAAAATCCTTTTGTCTCTgtcatagtttattttttcaaattctatttTGCAGCAAatcaacaatatatttttagattttttttctattgttgaTATTTGAGACTTtgaattcattttattattaatcattGATAATTTTTCAATTGATGCCTCTCTCACAaagtttaattgaaatttttcgAGTCAGAGCCCATCATTGGTTTTTACCTTTTCGTCTCAAAAACTTATATCAGTTTTTatatgctatttttttttaaagaagtgtTTTCTCTGTCACTCTTACGGAACGACTTGGCAATAAATCCtagatatttttcaaattttagctTCTTTGAAACTCCCTTTTTGCaacttattttcatttattttgttggaTTAGTTAATATCTGTATATCAAATTTTTCAATATCAGACTtagttaaagaaaagaaatatgtaGAAATGGtggaagaagaaaattaaatatgatagaagaagaaaatatcaaaaacattCTTCGACACATGAACTCATGAATAATGAAAAGAGTCGCAATTATAAGTAATGCAATGAAATCGaatgaataatacatttttttattaaaaaaaatatacatatcattttccAGAaagttaatgattttttaaaaaagatttggaaattgggagaaaagttttttttctttttaagtaatGTGAGGAAAAAATTTTAAGGAGCCAAATTCATAATAAACTAC
Proteins encoded in this window:
- the LOC101259764 gene encoding B3 domain-containing protein Os11g0197600-like isoform X3 → MMESCSNSYSAGSFYVIVEPSVMDDRQLRLPDKFVREHGDELLDTVKIIVPTDDFWCVGLKKAGKMIWLHDGWQEFMEHHSVNCWYFLLFKYGQTSCFNVHIFDLAATEIDYQLRSHGYAKSRDVAQDLSHRKDKIVGDNGFTSSIEIVDLLETEQGPESSAKSSELPHRAKRRKIASGKIKITRCYETRSKTNKLHDNGQLLNAKNLNISGNGSLTKPVGGKSVRRSIKTPIHSAVATGGTRKLFTSKQREKSLGRGRYDRRERAQQKVSETSRAIQTAKMFIPENPYFLQILEKYNVERNYILNIPVEFVRKYMPKTSELIELQDTDGNKWKVRCIRRKLRVLLSKGWLNFVTDNSLLVGDVCVFELLKNFQAVALILKVHMFRNRVEENSKNLHTGSLFEQTLSTGKNCVLQFDESKHTKSSDAFEPLSSDRTNHKTDTENSFGQQQEKSVVHGSSGNRRKRGRPMDAEANTDTENSFGQQQEKSVVHGSSGNRRKRGRPRDAEANTDTENSSRQQEEKSVVHGSSGNRRKGRRLRDAKGNSATTAAKMFTPENPYFMITLGEYHVVRNYILNIPPDFSRDYMPKTSEPIKLQNSDGSKWTAHCLRRKTCMFLSKGWVHFVRDNSLVLGDACVFELIKDIQADELILKVHIFRNKVEQNSTN
- the LOC101259764 gene encoding B3 domain-containing transcription factor VRN1-like isoform X1 gives rise to the protein MMESCSNSYSAGSFYVIVEPSVMDDRQLRLPDKFVREHGDELLDTVKIIVPTDDFWCVGLKKAGKMIWLHDGWQEFMEHHSVNCWYFLLFKYGQTSCFNVHIFDLAATEIDYQLRSHGYAKSRDVAQDLSHRKDKIVGDNGFTSSIEIVDLLETEQGPESSAKSSELPHRAKRRKIASGKIKITRCYETRSKTNKLHDNGQLLNAKNLNISGNGSLTKPVGGKSVRRSIKTPIHSAVATGGTRKLFTSKQREKSLGRGRYDRRERAQQKVSETSRAIQTAKMFIPENPYFLQILEKYNVERNYILNIPVEFVRKYMPKTSELIELQDTDGNKWKVRCIRRKLRVLLSKGWLNFVTDNSLLVGDVCVFELLKNFQAVALILKVHMFRNRVEENSKNLHTGSLFEQTLSTGKNCVLQFDENTENSFGQQQEKSVVHGSSGNRRKRGRPMDAEANTDTENSFGQQQEKSVVHGSSGNRRKRGRPRDAEANTDTENSSRQQEEKSVVHGSSGNRRKGRRLRDAKGNSATTAAKMFTPENPYFMITLGEYHVVRNYILNIPPDFSRDYMPKTSEPIKLQNSDGSKWTAHCLRRKTCMFLSKGWVHFVRDNSLVLGDACVFELIKDIQADELILKVHIFRNKVEQNSTN
- the LOC101259764 gene encoding B3 domain-containing transcription factor VRN1-like isoform X2; the encoded protein is MMESCSNSYSAGSFYVIVEPSVMDDRQLRLPDKFVREHGDELLDTVKIIVPTDDFWCVGLKKAGKMIWLHDGWQEFMEHHSVNCWYFLLFKYGQTSCFNVHIFDLAATEIDYQLRSHGYAKSRDVAQDLSHRKDKIVGDNGFTSSIEIVDLLETEQGPESSAKSSELPHRAKRRKIASGKIKITRCYETRSKTNKLHDNGQLLNAKNLNISGNGSLTKPVGGKSVRRSIKTPIHSAVATGGTRKLFTSKQREKSLGRGRYDRRERAQQKVSETSRAIQTAKMFIPENPYFLQILEKYNVERNYILNIPVEFVRKYMPKTSELIELQDTDGNKWKVRCIRRKLRVLLSKGWLNFVTDNSLLVGDVCVFELLKNFQAVALILKVHMFRNRVEENSKNLHTGSLFEQTLSTGKNCVLQFDESKHTKSSDAFEPLSSDRTNHKTDTENSFGQQQEKSVVHGSSGNRRKRGRPMDAEANTDTENSFGQQQEKSVVHGSSGNRRKRGRPRDAEANTDTENSSRQQEEKSVVHGSSGNRRKGRRLRDAKGNSATTAAKMFTPENPYFMITLGEYHVVRNYILFQWN